The region TCGTGATTCCCCGATACAttaacaaacaaaaaattttcaaacgACTTGTCCCAAGTATAAACATCCTTGTACGAACATTCTTGATGATTATTACCAACATTGTCCTTCCACCATTGTACTGGTGATTTGTATTGACCGGTTTGCCTGTCATGCGATTCTTGAAATGCTCGTTGTAATACACTGGGCTTCCTATTATAGATCCTTTGTGAATACCGTCTGGTTCGATTGAAATATTCAGAATCATCAACCCATtgtgaagaaattaaatccCCCAATATCACGACATGAGTGGGATTCAATCTTCTTTGCatcaattggaaaatatgtcccaagaaaaaatcatttcCAAACGTATCTACTCCACTACGATACGTCGTATGTTTGTTCACTCCAATAATCTGAGGATCTCCAAAGGCAAGCATCCTCAATTGTGTCTTTTTGTCCCATTGACTAGCACCACCCAAACTTCTAATCATATCAATCACATAATTGACACCAATATGAACCCATTTCTTCAAGTGCCATTGGCCTAGTGCTGCATCCCTTTGCCATGGAATATCCCATTCCAATTCATGATCCcatgaacataaattcGCATGTGTTGAAGGGTAcgtaaatatataaaaatgcGAGATCAAAGTTGTCAAACTGCCAACAATACACAAATAAAACAGTGCTCTTTGTATAAATAATCCCATTCTTGTATACGTTATACctagtattattatctttattatatgttgtttttctttatacACACATCTATACAATTAATGCCTTTGCAAAACTTCACCCCTCCCCTATCTACAACAACCGAATACCAATCCCATGATGCTTTTCACGTTTTTCTTGTTGACCCAAGATCAACTCTTCGAATACCCTTGCGTCTTCGGCCTCCTGAGGAGTTCTCCGAGCTCGTTCGAATTGTTCTGCGAAAAAATTCATCACTTTAGCCTTGTTGATTCGAATGCTGGTGCTCACGTGTCGGTCGTTCAAGATTCTATTACAAACTTCTTTCAACTTGCgttctaattcaaatttagaCATCGCCCACATCACTCCAAGAGCCTTCCCAGCCATCATGTTTTGGAATTTGGCCTTTTCATATTCATCCAACGAATCTTGATCCACTTCACTCATACTTTTGATCGATTTTTGAGCTTCAATACCTGTAGAGACAAGATTATATGTCTCTTTAACTGATCTGGCATTATTAACAGGCCctgtaataaattttgatatacCCAATGTCTTTTTGGACATGATGAAATCATTGGCCCTCCCATGATAAACTTTCGCAATTAAATGCAATAATTCTAATCCAAAGGATTCCAATTTCATGTCTTCAATCTCTTGATGTAATTTCATCTCATACTCTTTTAAACGACCTTGCTTTTCTGCAATCATATAgtcttcaatttttttattcaatttcacactcaattcatcaat is a window of Henningerozyma blattae CBS 6284 chromosome 5, complete genome DNA encoding:
- the TBLA0E02490 gene encoding J domain-containing protein (similar to Saccharomyces cerevisiae CAJ1 (YER048C); ancestral locus Anc_7.217); its protein translation is MVKDLEYYDVLGVSPKASAIEIKKAYRKRAMETHPDKHPDDPDAQAKFQRVGEAYQVLSDEELRKRYDEFGKDYAIPQQGFTDAQEYFTAIFGGESFGDWIGEFSIFKQMNEMAEKEQEQEQGGPDGKMTKEQRAKAQEMEKKRREDVLKQIDELSVKLNKKIEDYMIAEKQGRLKEYEMKLHQEIEDMKLESFGLELLHLIAKVYHGRANDFIMSKKTLGISKFITGPVNNARSVKETYNLVSTGIEAQKSIKSMSEVDQDSLDEYEKAKFQNMMAGKALGVMWAMSKFELERKLKEVCNRILNDRHVSTSIRINKAKVMNFFAEQFERARRTPQEAEDARVFEELILGQQEKREKHHGIGIRLL